Within the Salinimonas marina genome, the region ATTTTTGGCTTTCCGGATATGGGGATTACTTGTAGCGAAATAGAAAGGAACATCGCTTCTTAATATTATTAAGTATTTAGCGGTCGTACGATGGTGACTTTGTTACTGCTAAGCGGAAAAGAATCGTTTTTCGCTTGCTAATTCTGTTTAAGAAACTAATTTGTGATATACAAAAAAGACGACCCGAAGGTCGCCTTTTTTATTTATAGCGGGCGTAAAATTAAGATTTACGACGGCTGGTAGCGCCAAGACCTAACAGGCCTAAAGACAGTACCGCAATAGTTGATGGCTCTGGTACATCAAATACCGCACTGACATCACCCGTTACTTGTTGCTGGCCTTCCAGAGGAATGGTGTCAAAATCACCGTCTACACGAACACTCATGTAGAAAGGCGTAGGAGATACAAAGTAGGTATCGCCCTGTGCAGTCAGTTCGAAGTCACGGAACATGAAATCAAACACCCCACCGAAGCCATACAACAGACCGACATTTTGTGCCAGGTTGTCACTTGAACCTAACAGCATGTCATCTGAGGTGTTAGCCAAATCTAATGTGGCTACGTCGTTCGCCGTGGTGTCCTGATTGGCATCAAGGAACAAAGAGAACGAACCAGACTCTGCTGACAATGATGAGTTAGAACCCATTGCGCCCGGAGTCATTACGGTACCGGTAGCAGAGAATGTGGCATACAGGTTGTAGTTAGCACCGATAACAGAACCAATCTGTGAGCTGTTGGCTGTGCCGTCGTTACCAAAAAGTTGGTTCATTGACGCAAATGCAGTAGCAGTGAAGTTACCGGCATCGTCAAAGTTAATGATTTCAGTGTAACCGCCATTCAGTTTATCAGCAGTGATCACTTCACCACCATAAGGAGTTTCATCAATCTGAAAATCCAGAAAATCAGCGTGGCTAGAAAAAGATGCTGCGATACCCGCGGTCAGTGCTAAAGATTTTACTAATGTTTTAAGTTTCATATTCCGTACTCCATATTCCAATTAAGAGTGAAGCTTCAGTAAGCCTCTGACCTAAGATATTGCAGCAAGCGTGCCAACATATAAATCATTGATATACGGTTAAATTAAGATCTGATCTAAATGCCGTGTTAAATTTGTCGACAGATTCAGGGTCAAAGTTATTTGGTTATGTAAAACCCTGTATTTATACACTTTAATGCGTGGAGATGAGTGGATAAGTCGTGGGGGCTGACATCTTTGGCGTGCAATAACCTTGCAAAAAGAATTGAACAAGGATTACGTTAAAGCGTAAGAACGATGCTGGGTGATGTTGGGTAAAAGGGAGCTGCGGGGAAACAACAGTAGGCGAGTGTAAATCTGTAGCTGGCCAGGCTGGTTTAAGCACTATCTACTTAGGAAGGTTTGAACAAAAATCTATCTGGACGGTCGTATTTGCTCGTCTTTTGTCTCTGCAAAAAAAGGCGACCCGATGGTCGCCTTTTTCAATTGTGCGCGTGTAAAATTATGCTTTACGACGGCTGGTCGCGCCAAGGCCAAGAAGACCTAACGCCAGTACTGCGATAGTTGAGGGCTCTGGTACATCGGCAACAAATACGGCGCTAAGGTCACCGGTTACCTGTTGCTGGCCAGCCAGAGGGATGGTGTCGAAATCACCATCGATATTAACGGTCATATAAAAAGGCGTTGGAGATACAAAATAAGTATCGCCGTCAGCGGTTAGTGTGAAGTCATTAAAAATGAAATCAAACACACCACCAAAACCGTACAACAAGCCTACATTTTCAGCCAAAGAGGTGCTGAAACCCAGCATTCTATCATCTGCAGTATTTGCTAAGGTCAACGACGCGACATCAGTAGCCACGGTATCGCGGTTCTGATCAAGATAGAGTGAGAAAGAACCACTATCAGCAGACAACGAAGCGTTTGAGCCCATGACACCAGGGGTCATTACCGTCCCTGTCGCCGTGAATGTTGCGTACAGATTATACTGAGCGCCAAGCAAAGAACCAATCTGAGAGCCGTTGGCGGTACCATCGTTGCCAAACAATTGGTTCATCGAGGCAAATGCTGAAGCAGTGAAATTACCTGCATCATCAAAAGTAAGAATTTCGGTATAGCCGCCATTTAGTTTATCCGCAGTCACGACTTCACCACCGTACGGGGTTTCGTCAACTGAAAAATCTAAAAAGTCAGCGTGGCTAGCAAAAGAAGCAGCAAGACCAGCAGTAAGCGCTAAAGATTTTACTAACGATTTAATTTTCATAAAGGGTATTTTTCCAATTAAGGTAAGGGGCTTCCATAAGCCGCTCAAGTTATTAGCACTTTATATGCCAAAATTTAACCTGTTGAATTTTGAGCTGATATAGCTCGACGCAATATTGAGGCCATAACAAGTGTAAAGAAACATGACAGTTTCAAGGTTACTTTTGCTGAAGAAAGGCCAATACTTCAAACACACTTTGTTTTTGCGGACCAGGCTTTTAAAGCGGTTGGTATTGCATAGCAAGAAATTCAGTGCTTTCTGTTTATAAAATAGTGTTGCTGATAGCGGAGATAAAGTGGGGGGCAAGGTGATACAAAAGGTAATAAAAAAAGACGACCCGAAGGTCGCCTTTTTTATTTATAGCGGGCGTAAAGTTAAGATTTACGACGGCT harbors:
- the pepA gene encoding flocculation-associated PEP-CTERM protein PepA, whose protein sequence is MKIKSLVKSLALTAGLAASFASHADFLDFSVDETPYGGEVVTADKLNGGYTEILTFDDAGNFTASAFASMNQLFGNDGTANGSQIGSLLGAQYNLYATFTATGTVMTPGVMGSNASLSADSGSFSLYLDQNRDTVATDVASLTLANTADDRMLGFSTSLAENVGLLYGFGGVFDFIFNDFTLTADGDTYFVSPTPFYMTVNIDGDFDTIPLAGQQQVTGDLSAVFVADVPEPSTIAVLALGLLGLGATSRRKA
- the pepA gene encoding flocculation-associated PEP-CTERM protein PepA translates to MKLKTLVKSLALTAGIAASFSSHADFLDFQIDETPYGGEVITADKLNGGYTEIINFDDAGNFTATAFASMNQLFGNDGTANSSQIGSVIGANYNLYATFSATGTVMTPGAMGSNSSLSAESGSFSLFLDANQDTTANDVATLDLANTSDDMLLGSSDNLAQNVGLLYGFGGVFDFMFRDFELTAQGDTYFVSPTPFYMSVRVDGDFDTIPLEGQQQVTGDVSAVFDVPEPSTIAVLSLGLLGLGATSRRKS